A single Haloglycomyces albus DSM 45210 DNA region contains:
- a CDS encoding macrolide family glycosyltransferase — protein sequence MNNTRHHIAMIGVPAISHILPSIDIIRELVSQGHHVTYANDPSVRDIIEDTGATLVPYDSSLPVADNDWPEDPIGQMDTFLTNSINAYSQVRDFYTETPADLYMYDIGGYPGRVLAETQGRPSLQISPAVVGWKGYTEEMLAQLWELPGATEYRTKFEHWLTTSGATTTDAGEFPANPDRCVAVIPSAMQPHADLVDRDRVSFVGPCFSLDNDEQWTPPHDDKRLLVISLGSAFTRQPDFYRACISAFGDLPEWHVVLQIGKHLTADDFGTIPNNIEIHNWIPQRAMLTHADAFITHAGMGGSSEGLLSGTPMVAVPQAVDQFMNADRLVELGIARRIDTEEVTPETLRDAVTELTHDATVKERSVQLAHDTQREGGTRRAVEIIEALAEAKRR from the coding sequence ATGAATAACACCCGCCACCACATCGCGATGATCGGTGTCCCCGCCATCAGCCATATCCTGCCCAGTATTGACATCATCCGTGAACTCGTCTCCCAAGGGCACCACGTGACCTACGCGAATGACCCCTCCGTTCGCGACATCATCGAAGATACGGGCGCGACACTGGTTCCGTACGATTCCTCGTTGCCCGTCGCTGACAATGACTGGCCCGAAGATCCCATCGGACAGATGGACACGTTCCTCACCAACTCCATCAATGCCTACTCACAGGTCCGCGATTTCTACACCGAAACCCCCGCCGACCTCTATATGTACGACATCGGCGGATATCCCGGACGTGTCCTCGCGGAAACGCAAGGACGTCCCAGCCTGCAAATTTCCCCCGCCGTCGTCGGGTGGAAAGGCTACACCGAAGAAATGCTCGCCCAGCTGTGGGAGCTGCCAGGAGCCACCGAATACCGCACGAAATTCGAACACTGGCTGACGACGTCCGGTGCCACCACCACTGACGCCGGGGAATTCCCCGCCAACCCCGACCGTTGCGTCGCCGTCATCCCCTCAGCGATGCAACCGCATGCCGACCTCGTCGATCGCGACCGAGTCTCGTTCGTAGGACCGTGCTTTTCACTGGACAACGACGAACAATGGACACCACCGCACGACGACAAACGCCTCCTTGTCATCTCGCTCGGATCGGCATTCACCCGCCAACCGGACTTCTACCGTGCATGCATCAGTGCCTTTGGTGACCTACCCGAATGGCACGTCGTTCTCCAAATCGGCAAACACCTTACCGCCGACGACTTCGGCACCATCCCCAACAACATCGAAATCCATAACTGGATCCCTCAGCGAGCCATGCTCACCCATGCCGACGCGTTCATTACACACGCCGGTATGGGTGGCAGTTCCGAAGGGCTTCTCTCCGGCACCCCCATGGTCGCGGTACCGCAAGCAGTCGACCAGTTCATGAATGCCGACCGACTTGTCGAACTGGGAATCGCCCGACGCATTGACACCGAGGAGGTAACTCCCGAGACCCTGCGCGACGCCGTCACCGAACTGACGCATGACGCTACGGTCAAGGAGCGATCTGTCCAACTTGCCCATGACACACAACGCGAAGGCGGCACGCGACGAGCGGTGGAGATTATTGAAGCGCTCGCCGAGGCGAAACGGCGGTAG
- a CDS encoding LysE family translocator, with the protein MDLISLGVFIGALFINAGTPGPSVVALVSRVISNGCREVLPFTLAMWIGEVLWLTVALAGLSTIALKFHVAFLVLKWAGVAYLCWLAVAMWRRKSSPDEDDDESIPRRRTSTAMFGAGMALTLGNPKIMVFYVALLPTLIDISHPGVATWAVLAAATATTLAVVDVTWMAVASRLRLLLRSPRMTRLANRVSAMALGGAAAVIATKH; encoded by the coding sequence GTGGACCTTATCAGTTTGGGCGTGTTCATCGGTGCCCTGTTCATTAACGCCGGTACGCCTGGCCCCAGCGTGGTGGCGCTGGTGTCCCGTGTCATCAGCAACGGCTGTCGCGAAGTCCTCCCGTTTACTCTCGCCATGTGGATCGGCGAAGTCCTGTGGTTGACCGTCGCTCTGGCGGGACTGTCCACCATCGCGCTGAAATTCCACGTCGCCTTCCTGGTTTTGAAATGGGCAGGCGTCGCCTATCTGTGTTGGTTGGCCGTGGCAATGTGGCGGCGAAAAAGCTCCCCGGACGAAGACGATGACGAATCCATTCCCCGCCGTCGCACGTCTACGGCCATGTTCGGTGCGGGCATGGCCCTCACCCTGGGAAACCCCAAGATCATGGTTTTCTATGTGGCCTTGCTTCCCACCCTTATCGACATATCGCATCCGGGTGTCGCGACCTGGGCCGTCCTTGCCGCAGCGACAGCCACGACACTTGCCGTCGTCGACGTGACGTGGATGGCGGTGGCCAGTCGGCTTCGGCTGCTCCTCCGGTCGCCCCGGATGACCAGACTGGCCAATCGCGTCAGCGCCATGGCACTCGGTGGAGCCGCCGCCGTCATCGCCACTAAACACTAG
- a CDS encoding SgcJ/EcaC family oxidoreductase produces MRYDEEKNEIRAGLERLAEAWNQGDATAYADEFTADADYITFFGQRFRGRKAIEESHRYLFEGPLKGSRMDDAGETNIKMLSPDVAVVISTGGVEVDVGAGVPPERESIVSFTAVRDGEHWKFASFHNTRRSPRPDAA; encoded by the coding sequence ATGCGATACGACGAAGAGAAGAACGAAATACGAGCAGGACTGGAGCGGCTGGCGGAAGCGTGGAACCAAGGTGACGCTACAGCGTATGCCGACGAATTCACCGCCGACGCCGACTACATCACCTTTTTCGGGCAGCGTTTCCGTGGGCGCAAAGCGATCGAGGAGTCTCACCGTTACCTGTTCGAGGGTCCGCTCAAAGGCTCTCGGATGGATGACGCCGGGGAGACGAACATCAAGATGCTGTCGCCTGACGTCGCAGTGGTGATTTCAACCGGTGGTGTGGAAGTGGACGTGGGGGCCGGAGTGCCGCCGGAGAGGGAGTCCATCGTTTCCTTCACCGCCGTGCGAGACGGCGAACACTGGAAGTTCGCCTCCTTCCACAACACCCGTCGGTCTCCCAGACCCGACGCCGCTTGA
- a CDS encoding PadR family transcriptional regulator, which yields MAGRKSERDLVGLTVLALLTQGPRHAYGMLRFIAVTHKDYVQGLPRSLYHAVRKLSDSGRIAPVETVKDGNRPERTVYKITDDGRSDLVGRLKSLLETVDRDSTPTVAALSLMGALPLHEAKNSLRVRADSLRELVNEADRTLAEMAEAGLPRLPALEVEFERNRDNAELTWTEQLIEHMNTGNVTWAAELPPLPE from the coding sequence ATGGCGGGGCGCAAATCAGAGCGGGACCTAGTGGGGCTCACCGTATTGGCGCTGCTGACGCAAGGGCCGAGGCACGCCTACGGCATGCTGCGCTTCATCGCTGTCACACATAAGGACTACGTGCAAGGACTGCCACGCAGCCTCTATCACGCCGTCCGCAAACTCAGCGACTCCGGCCGCATCGCACCCGTCGAAACGGTCAAGGACGGCAACCGCCCGGAGCGGACCGTATACAAAATCACCGACGACGGACGCAGTGATCTGGTCGGACGGCTGAAGAGCCTACTGGAAACCGTGGACCGCGATTCCACGCCAACCGTTGCGGCCCTATCGCTCATGGGAGCCCTACCGCTACACGAAGCGAAGAACTCCCTACGAGTACGGGCCGACTCACTGCGCGAACTCGTCAACGAGGCCGACCGAACCCTCGCCGAGATGGCCGAGGCAGGTCTGCCCCGGCTTCCGGCGCTGGAAGTCGAATTCGAAAGAAATCGCGACAACGCCGAACTCACGTGGACGGAGCAGCTGATAGAGCACATGAATACAGGGAACGTGACCTGGGCTGCGGAGCTACCTCCACTGCCCGAGTAA
- the mshB gene encoding N-acetyl-1-D-myo-inositol-2-amino-2-deoxy-alpha-D-glucopyranoside deacetylase, translating into MSSEGILFVHAHPDDETVATGATIAHYANRPGVDVTVVTCTLGEEGEVRVPELQGLAAHASDQLGGWRLSEYLQAMDALGVDDWHFLGGIGRWRDSGMMGERTNDHPHCFWKADVDYAAFDLVRVIRQRQPEVLITYDPNGDYGHPDHIQAHRVAMRAAELAADPNWSPELGAAHEIRKIYWKALPDSVMRIGFDKLHNSSDNPFAEVEAPEDVPFATPDADISARIRTTSDNGERKLQAMRAYRTQIAENDWLWVLTATLGDDTRTTEYYRLVKGDRGQGSGPYDWEGDLLS; encoded by the coding sequence ATGTCTAGCGAGGGAATCCTGTTCGTCCATGCCCACCCGGACGATGAAACGGTCGCCACCGGTGCCACGATCGCTCATTACGCCAATCGCCCTGGGGTAGACGTCACCGTCGTTACCTGCACGTTGGGGGAGGAGGGCGAAGTCAGGGTTCCTGAACTCCAAGGCCTGGCCGCCCACGCCTCCGATCAGCTAGGAGGGTGGCGGTTGAGCGAATATCTCCAAGCGATGGACGCACTCGGGGTGGACGACTGGCACTTCCTCGGCGGTATCGGTCGCTGGCGTGATTCGGGAATGATGGGCGAGCGCACCAACGACCATCCGCACTGTTTCTGGAAAGCCGACGTCGACTACGCCGCATTCGATCTCGTACGGGTGATTCGACAGCGGCAACCCGAGGTTCTGATTACCTACGACCCCAATGGCGACTATGGGCATCCCGACCATATCCAGGCGCATCGCGTCGCGATGCGTGCCGCTGAGCTGGCCGCTGATCCGAATTGGAGTCCCGAACTGGGGGCGGCGCACGAGATTCGTAAGATCTACTGGAAAGCCTTGCCCGACAGTGTCATGCGAATCGGTTTCGACAAGCTCCACAATTCCAGCGACAACCCCTTTGCGGAGGTTGAAGCCCCAGAAGACGTTCCCTTTGCGACCCCTGACGCGGACATCTCCGCACGGATTCGAACCACTTCCGACAATGGGGAACGCAAGTTGCAGGCCATGCGGGCGTACCGTACGCAGATCGCGGAGAACGACTGGCTCTGGGTGCTGACGGCCACCTTGGGCGACGATACGCGCACCACGGAGTACTACCGCCTGGTCAAGGGTGACAGAGGCCAGGGAAGCGGGCCGTACGACTGGGAAGGTGACCTACTGTCCTGA
- a CDS encoding fumarate reductase/succinate dehydrogenase flavoprotein subunit codes for MITQYDIDRLNCDVLVIGSGGAGLRAAVEARLEGADVLVISKSLFGKAHTVMAEGGAAAAMGNVNSGDNWEVHFRDTMRGGKFLNNYRMAELHAKEAPQRIWELETYGALFDRTPQGKISQRNFGGHEYPRLAHVGDRTGLELIRTLQQKIVALQQQDERDGSDATIRILDETTITELIKEDGGVAGAFGYRRDTGRFLAIESAAVIMATGGIGRSFSVTSNSWEYTGDGHALALRAGAGLINMEFIQFHPTGMVWPASVRGILVTESVRGDGGILKNTSDERFMFDYIPDVFKNQYATTPEEADNWYTDPDNNRRPPELLPRDEVARAINSEVKAGRGTPNGGVYLDIASRRSAEFIAKKLPSMYHQFKELADVDITAEPMEVGPTCHYIMGGIEVDADTAASKVDGLFAAGEVSGGMHGSNRLGGNSLSDLLVFGTRAGAHAAAHAHRNKERASLPQSSIEQAAETVLRPFHNEGDSPYALQAELQELNGRLVGIIRRENELAEALDELDELRERIAQVKVTGPRAYNPGWHLALDLSNMWLCSIATARAALRRRESRGGHTRDDAPGMDPDWRKLNLVAHCRDGDVVLDEQAVPTIPPELLGLFPHEELAKYMNADEYESIESGEAEG; via the coding sequence ATGATCACTCAATACGATATTGACCGCTTGAACTGCGATGTCCTGGTCATCGGCTCCGGCGGAGCCGGATTGCGAGCCGCCGTCGAAGCCCGCCTCGAAGGGGCGGACGTCCTCGTCATATCCAAGTCCCTCTTCGGCAAGGCCCACACGGTCATGGCCGAAGGCGGTGCGGCCGCCGCCATGGGCAATGTCAACTCCGGGGACAACTGGGAAGTGCATTTCCGTGACACCATGCGAGGCGGAAAGTTTCTCAACAACTACCGCATGGCCGAACTGCATGCCAAGGAGGCACCGCAACGGATCTGGGAATTGGAAACCTACGGAGCTCTGTTCGACCGCACCCCACAGGGAAAAATCAGCCAGCGCAATTTCGGCGGACACGAATACCCGCGCCTCGCACACGTCGGTGACCGCACCGGCCTGGAACTGATTCGCACGCTCCAGCAGAAAATCGTCGCCCTGCAACAGCAGGACGAACGCGACGGCAGCGACGCCACGATCCGTATCCTGGACGAGACGACCATAACCGAACTGATTAAAGAAGACGGCGGTGTGGCCGGTGCCTTCGGGTATCGACGCGATACCGGACGATTCCTGGCCATCGAATCCGCCGCCGTCATCATGGCGACCGGCGGGATCGGACGGTCGTTCAGCGTGACCTCCAATTCATGGGAATACACCGGCGACGGCCATGCCTTGGCTCTACGAGCCGGGGCAGGGCTGATCAATATGGAGTTCATTCAATTCCACCCCACGGGGATGGTGTGGCCCGCATCGGTGCGCGGCATTCTGGTGACCGAGTCGGTTCGGGGAGATGGAGGGATTCTGAAAAACACCTCCGACGAACGATTCATGTTCGACTACATCCCCGACGTGTTCAAAAACCAGTACGCCACCACCCCGGAGGAAGCCGACAACTGGTACACCGACCCTGACAACAATCGCCGCCCGCCCGAACTGCTACCGCGCGATGAAGTGGCTCGAGCCATCAATTCAGAAGTCAAGGCGGGTAGAGGCACCCCCAACGGCGGGGTGTATCTGGATATCGCGTCCCGGCGATCGGCCGAGTTCATCGCCAAGAAACTGCCGTCCATGTATCACCAGTTCAAGGAACTCGCGGATGTGGACATTACGGCCGAACCCATGGAGGTCGGACCGACCTGTCATTACATCATGGGCGGCATCGAAGTCGACGCCGACACCGCTGCTTCCAAAGTAGACGGACTTTTCGCCGCCGGCGAGGTCTCCGGTGGTATGCACGGCTCCAATCGTTTGGGCGGGAACTCCCTGTCCGACCTGCTCGTCTTCGGGACCCGAGCCGGCGCCCACGCCGCCGCTCACGCCCACCGCAACAAAGAGCGAGCCTCCCTGCCGCAGAGCAGCATTGAACAGGCGGCGGAGACGGTACTGCGCCCCTTCCACAACGAGGGAGACAGCCCCTACGCTCTCCAGGCCGAACTACAGGAGTTGAACGGGCGTTTGGTGGGAATCATCCGTCGCGAAAACGAACTGGCCGAAGCCCTCGACGAGCTGGACGAGCTACGCGAGCGCATCGCCCAGGTCAAGGTCACCGGTCCGCGTGCCTATAACCCGGGGTGGCATTTGGCCTTGGACCTGTCGAACATGTGGCTGTGTTCCATAGCCACGGCCCGGGCGGCCTTGCGTCGTCGGGAATCGCGTGGCGGGCATACCCGGGACGATGCTCCCGGGATGGATCCCGACTGGCGCAAGCTGAATCTGGTGGCACACTGCCGCGACGGGGATGTGGTGTTGGACGAGCAGGCGGTACCGACGATTCCGCCGGAGTTGTTGGGTCTGTTTCCACACGAGGAGTTGGCGAAGTACATGAACGCGGACGAGTACGAGTCCATCGAGTCGGGGGAGGCTGAAGGATAG
- a CDS encoding SPFH domain-containing protein translates to MGLWDKITGEFIDIIEWTDDSRDTIVWRFPRHNNEIKMGAQLVVRETQVAVFVNEGQLADVYTPGTYTLETQNMPVLSTLKGWKHGFESPFKAEVYFVNTRQFTDFKWGTKNPIMVRDAEFGPVRIRAFGAYSVRVIDPAVLLRETVGTDQHFQTEEIGDFLREKVVAAVSPALARAQIPVLDMAMHQDQIGDRIKDTISGQLNEFGLEVPNFTVSNISLPPEVEEAMDKRSSMGIVGDLNAYTQFQAANAVEASAENGGAGGDAMAMGAGFGMAQQMAQDMGGQQGQQFQGQQPPPQQQYQQQPPAQAQPPAAPPPIPGSQPEWFAALGGQQAGPFDVPTLQQKAGSGEFTRDTLVWKNGMANWTPASDVPELASVFGSVPPPLPPQ, encoded by the coding sequence ATGGGTCTGTGGGACAAGATCACCGGCGAATTCATCGACATCATTGAGTGGACCGACGACAGTCGCGACACCATTGTCTGGCGTTTTCCCCGGCATAACAACGAAATCAAGATGGGCGCCCAACTGGTCGTTCGAGAGACGCAAGTGGCGGTGTTCGTCAACGAAGGCCAGCTGGCCGACGTCTATACCCCCGGCACGTACACGCTCGAAACCCAGAACATGCCCGTGCTCTCCACACTCAAAGGATGGAAGCACGGTTTCGAGTCGCCCTTTAAAGCCGAGGTGTACTTCGTCAACACTCGGCAGTTCACCGATTTCAAGTGGGGCACCAAGAACCCCATCATGGTGCGCGACGCCGAATTCGGTCCCGTCCGCATCCGTGCGTTCGGTGCTTACTCGGTCCGCGTGATCGACCCCGCCGTCCTCCTGCGGGAAACGGTCGGAACCGACCAGCACTTCCAGACCGAAGAGATCGGTGACTTTCTGCGGGAGAAGGTCGTCGCGGCCGTCTCCCCGGCTCTCGCCCGTGCACAGATTCCCGTGCTCGACATGGCGATGCATCAGGACCAGATCGGTGACCGAATCAAGGACACCATCAGCGGCCAGCTGAACGAGTTCGGGCTCGAAGTTCCCAACTTCACCGTCTCGAACATTTCTCTGCCGCCCGAAGTCGAGGAAGCGATGGACAAGCGTTCCTCGATGGGAATCGTCGGCGACCTGAACGCCTACACCCAATTCCAGGCGGCCAACGCCGTTGAGGCGTCAGCGGAGAACGGTGGAGCCGGCGGTGACGCCATGGCGATGGGTGCGGGCTTTGGTATGGCCCAGCAGATGGCACAGGACATGGGAGGCCAGCAGGGACAGCAGTTCCAAGGACAGCAGCCTCCTCCACAGCAGCAGTATCAACAGCAGCCCCCGGCACAGGCCCAGCCCCCGGCGGCTCCTCCTCCAATCCCGGGCTCGCAGCCCGAATGGTTCGCCGCTCTCGGCGGACAGCAGGCGGGACCGTTCGACGTTCCCACCCTGCAGCAAAAGGCAGGCTCCGGCGAGTTCACCCGCGACACCCTGGTGTGGAAGAACGGAATGGCCAATTGGACGCCCGCCTCCGACGTACCCGAATTGGCCTCCGTGTTCGGGTCCGTCCCACCCCCGCTTCCTCCGCAATAA
- a CDS encoding YbaB/EbfC family nucleoid-associated protein, producing MTDANNRPSPEEAMRKLEEIRQSAEDTIAAFAGFEAELDNAGVEATSDDGMITVRLNAEGKIDAIELDDGALRRRGALGEMVKNVIEEAKAKYALKVAEMTQRLSGTIDVMGMVNSQIPSDVRNRLQ from the coding sequence GTGACCGACGCGAACAATCGGCCCTCTCCGGAAGAGGCCATGCGGAAACTGGAAGAGATCCGCCAGAGCGCCGAAGACACCATTGCCGCCTTTGCAGGCTTCGAAGCCGAATTGGACAATGCCGGAGTCGAAGCCACCAGTGACGACGGAATGATCACCGTCCGACTCAACGCCGAAGGGAAGATCGATGCCATTGAGTTGGATGACGGCGCACTGCGTCGGCGTGGCGCCCTCGGTGAAATGGTCAAAAACGTCATTGAAGAGGCCAAAGCAAAGTACGCCTTGAAGGTTGCCGAGATGACTCAGCGTTTGTCGGGAACGATCGACGTCATGGGAATGGTGAACAGCCAAATCCCGTCGGACGTGCGCAATAGACTCCAGTGA
- a CDS encoding YbaB/EbfC family nucleoid-associated protein — protein MMDPKQQFQQQSQKIEQLAHQIEVDHSSDDSAVRVVMGAGGAIKDLELNHRAFQATSGNELGQKILDTIRQAETQAQEQMSARMSEILGTDVNPRDLDGRLDES, from the coding sequence ATGATGGACCCGAAACAGCAATTTCAGCAGCAATCCCAGAAGATAGAGCAACTTGCCCACCAGATCGAAGTCGATCACAGCTCCGATGATTCGGCCGTCCGCGTCGTCATGGGCGCCGGTGGTGCCATTAAAGACCTGGAACTCAATCACCGGGCGTTTCAAGCGACCTCCGGTAATGAGCTCGGGCAGAAGATCCTCGACACGATCCGGCAGGCCGAAACACAGGCGCAAGAGCAGATGAGTGCCCGGATGTCCGAGATTCTCGGTACGGACGTCAATCCACGGGATCTCGACGGCCGTCTAGACGAGAGCTGA